One Parageobacillus sp. KH3-4 genomic region harbors:
- a CDS encoding GNAT family N-acetyltransferase, translated as MIRMFKLEDADYIINSHYKIYNREYQYDLSFRDFIAESVNGFIKRSDSKENIWILEIEGEPKGSISIKKVNDKVAQLGLFLVEPDLRGSGYGKQLLQTAIAFCKEKGYQAVILWTNSELKTARRIYEKNGFQLKETRIRNLSNKELIEEKWELSI; from the coding sequence ATGATACGCATGTTTAAATTAGAGGACGCAGATTACATAATTAACTCACATTATAAGATATACAATAGAGAATACCAGTACGACTTGTCTTTCCGGGATTTCATTGCAGAAAGTGTGAATGGTTTTATAAAAAGGTCTGACAGCAAAGAAAATATTTGGATTTTAGAAATTGAAGGAGAGCCAAAAGGTTCAATAAGTATTAAAAAAGTGAATGACAAAGTTGCTCAGTTAGGATTATTTCTTGTTGAACCTGATCTAAGAGGTTCTGGTTATGGAAAGCAATTGTTACAAACCGCAATTGCTTTTTGTAAAGAAAAAGGCTACCAGGCTGTCATACTTTGGACAAATAGTGAACTTAAAACAGCAAGACGTATTTATGAGAAAAATGGGTTCCAACTAAAAGAGACTCGAATACGAAATTTGTCTAACAAAGAACTTATAGAAGAAAAATGGGAATTATCTATTTAG
- a CDS encoding class I SAM-dependent methyltransferase: protein MEKTQLIQKFNKQAAKYAKKRKKQEQNKWRKQIFQSVKGKTLEVAVGAGMNFAFYPKDIEYIGVDFSPQMIEQAKEAAREYGINAKFIISDVESLNFPENSFDTIVSSGSLCSYEDPVHVLNLFNQWCKEDGQILLMEHGLFSVPALAWLQKKLDNFAVKAIGCHQNRDILDIVKQSNLIINKHERAFLGYLYLIWANPQKIQ from the coding sequence ATGGAGAAAACGCAATTGATACAAAAATTCAATAAACAGGCTGCCAAATATGCAAAAAAACGTAAAAAACAAGAACAAAATAAATGGAGAAAGCAAATTTTCCAGTCAGTTAAAGGAAAAACTCTAGAGGTGGCTGTTGGAGCGGGGATGAATTTCGCCTTTTATCCTAAAGACATTGAGTACATAGGTGTAGATTTCAGCCCCCAAATGATTGAACAAGCTAAAGAAGCAGCAAGAGAATATGGGATTAATGCTAAATTTATCATATCTGATGTGGAAAGTCTTAACTTCCCTGAGAATTCCTTTGATACCATTGTATCATCGGGTTCTTTATGTAGTTATGAAGATCCAGTCCATGTTCTAAATCTTTTTAATCAATGGTGTAAGGAAGACGGCCAGATATTACTTATGGAGCATGGATTATTTTCTGTCCCTGCACTGGCTTGGCTCCAAAAGAAACTTGATAATTTTGCCGTTAAAGCTATTGGATGCCATCAAAATCGGGATATCTTAGATATAGTCAAGCAATCCAATTTGATAATTAACAAGCATGAACGTGCATTCTTGGGATATCTTTATTTAATCTGGGCAAATCCGCAAAAGATACAATAG
- a CDS encoding class I SAM-dependent methyltransferase yields MSRFLMNLFGRPSGFLGNIGGRIMAATNKEINEWTVSLLDIRSNDTVLEIGFGPGIAAEKISSIIKEGMFVGIDPSEVMLSQAQKRNEAAIREGRVKLQLAAIEDIPVFNETFDKIFSINSIIFWEQPIERLKELRNLLKPNGLIAITLQPRSKGATNEMARQEGEKLVQYLKAAGFTSIRLEVKKMKPVSAVCAIGVNPSSGK; encoded by the coding sequence ATGAGTCGATTCTTGATGAATTTATTCGGTCGGCCATCTGGTTTTTTAGGAAACATCGGTGGGAGGATTATGGCAGCTACCAATAAAGAAATCAACGAATGGACCGTGTCATTATTGGATATACGAAGCAATGATACGGTATTAGAGATTGGATTTGGTCCCGGAATCGCAGCTGAGAAGATAAGCAGCATCATTAAGGAGGGGATGTTCGTAGGAATTGACCCCTCAGAAGTAATGCTTTCACAAGCACAAAAAAGAAATGAGGCCGCTATACGGGAAGGAAGAGTAAAGCTACAGCTTGCGGCTATTGAGGATATTCCTGTGTTTAACGAAACGTTTGATAAAATCTTTTCGATCAATTCGATTATATTCTGGGAGCAACCTATTGAACGATTAAAAGAGTTACGGAATTTGCTGAAGCCAAACGGGCTGATTGCAATTACACTCCAGCCTCGCTCCAAGGGTGCAACTAATGAAATGGCACGCCAAGAAGGGGAAAAATTAGTACAGTATCTCAAAGCGGCAGGGTTCACATCAATTCGACTTGAAGTGAAAAAAATGAAGCCGGTTTCAGCTGTATGTGCTATCGGTGTTAATCCATCGAGTGGCAAATAG
- a CDS encoding DUF6803 family protein, with the protein MNMTHYMELLAVNQPWNLILFMAIPVALAETIAITELAILFTRRFDGMIRKVNKICSILAGVYFLGIFIYLFVNAVIPFTLNGEWRGWIDIIAVGFYLMGVLPLLGLSLIDLGIVGRRWSEEQKLKYHSTFVGIFLVVAHIAMIFGMLDPSIGGNHSHHMHM; encoded by the coding sequence ATGAACATGACGCATTACATGGAACTGTTAGCAGTGAATCAACCTTGGAATTTGATTTTATTTATGGCTATTCCCGTTGCTCTTGCCGAAACGATCGCGATAACGGAACTAGCCATTCTTTTTACTCGACGTTTCGATGGAATGATCCGTAAAGTCAACAAAATATGCAGTATCCTTGCTGGTGTCTATTTTTTAGGAATTTTTATTTACTTATTTGTCAATGCCGTCATTCCATTTACATTGAATGGGGAATGGCGCGGATGGATTGATATCATTGCAGTAGGATTTTATTTAATGGGAGTCCTTCCATTATTGGGATTAAGTCTAATCGATTTAGGCATAGTCGGGCGAAGATGGAGCGAGGAACAAAAATTGAAATATCATTCCACTTTCGTTGGTATATTTTTAGTAGTAGCCCATATTGCCATGATTTTTGGAATGCTCGACCCATCGATTGGCGGCAACCATTCCCATCATATGCATATGTAA
- a CDS encoding pyridoxal-dependent decarboxylase codes for MEVQVLRNIARMFGYDEQSGGVMISGGSLANLQALAVARNHCFSVKEEGLTRLMEQPVILASEASHTSLHKAAMLLGLGTSSVIAVKTNQNSQMDTSDLEKKINKMIEEGKAGGI; via the coding sequence ATGGAAGTACAAGTGCTGCGGAACATTGCCCGAATGTTTGGTTACGATGAACAGAGTGGGGGAGTAATGATAAGCGGCGGAAGTCTTGCAAATTTACAAGCTCTTGCAGTGGCGCGTAATCACTGCTTTTCAGTTAAAGAGGAAGGATTAACTAGGTTAATGGAACAACCAGTTATCTTGGCTTCAGAAGCTAGCCACACTTCCCTTCATAAAGCTGCAATGTTACTTGGTTTAGGAACATCTAGTGTAATCGCGGTTAAAACTAATCAAAATTCTCAGATGGATACTTCAGATTTAGAGAAAAAGATTAATAAAATGATTGAAGAAGGAAAAGCAGGAGGGATTTGA
- a CDS encoding haloacid dehalogenase type II codes for MKYKAYIFDVYGTLFDVYSVSKACSKYFADHSDYISRLWRQKQLEYCFLRQLMGAYIPFHEVTKQALQFACESLQVSLTNETAEDLLNAYHFLSPYPEVEEVLQALKDETLVVFSNGSPDMLLPLLDNTGLGKYFDYIISVDEVKQYKPSPLAYQHAVSRLNVNREEVLFLSSNTWDIAGASKFGFQTAWINRTNNVMDFLDVTPNYTFTNLLELIEHLKR; via the coding sequence ATGAAGTATAAGGCATATATATTTGACGTTTATGGTACATTATTTGATGTTTACTCCGTTTCGAAGGCATGCTCTAAATATTTTGCAGATCATAGCGATTACATAAGCCGATTATGGCGGCAAAAGCAATTGGAATATTGTTTCTTGCGGCAACTGATGGGCGCGTATATTCCGTTTCATGAAGTTACGAAACAGGCACTGCAATTTGCGTGTGAATCATTACAAGTTTCTTTAACCAATGAAACAGCGGAAGATTTATTAAACGCTTATCATTTCTTATCCCCTTATCCAGAGGTAGAAGAAGTGTTACAAGCGTTAAAAGACGAAACACTCGTCGTCTTTTCAAACGGTTCTCCTGATATGCTGCTTCCTTTGTTGGACAATACAGGGCTGGGAAAGTATTTTGATTACATCATTAGTGTTGATGAAGTAAAACAATACAAGCCTTCACCATTAGCTTATCAACATGCGGTAAGCCGACTGAACGTAAATCGAGAGGAAGTATTGTTTTTATCCTCGAATACTTGGGATATTGCTGGAGCAAGCAAATTTGGTTTTCAAACCGCGTGGATCAATCGCACGAACAACGTAATGGACTTTCTTGATGTTACTCCTAACTATACATTTACAAATTTGTTAGAGCTTATAGAACATCTAAAAAGATAA
- a CDS encoding OsmC family protein — translation MENKMKIHITAETNGIQTVAKAGKHTVIVDEPVNMGGKDEGANPLSTLLSALAGCENVIANLVAKEINFDLQGIEFDITGILDPRGFMGDPNVKPYFEKVLIHAKVKTSETQERVNELQKITDQRCPVFTTLKAAGIELEVNWAKAS, via the coding sequence ATGGAAAATAAAATGAAAATTCATATTACGGCTGAAACAAACGGAATACAAACAGTGGCAAAAGCGGGAAAGCATACAGTCATCGTTGATGAACCAGTAAATATGGGCGGTAAAGATGAAGGAGCCAACCCATTATCCACTCTCCTTTCTGCATTGGCTGGATGTGAGAATGTGATTGCGAACCTTGTCGCAAAAGAAATCAATTTTGATCTTCAAGGAATTGAATTTGATATTACTGGAATTCTTGATCCGAGAGGGTTTATGGGAGATCCGAATGTGAAACCGTATTTTGAAAAAGTGCTCATTCATGCGAAAGTAAAAACATCGGAAACACAAGAACGAGTAAATGAGTTGCAAAAGATCACGGATCAACGTTGTCCGGTATTTACAACCTTAAAAGCTGCTGGAATTGAATTAGAAGTCAATTGGGCAAAAGCATCATAA
- a CDS encoding glutaredoxin family protein: MNYILYIIDGCHKCQQARTHLIKEQIPFQEINILKNHTAAKELKEKIQNIVTPVLIAGEDVLVGDKILSVTKERRR, from the coding sequence ATGAATTACATTCTTTACATTATAGATGGATGTCATAAATGCCAGCAAGCACGCACACATTTAATAAAAGAACAAATTCCCTTTCAAGAAATCAACATATTAAAAAATCATACCGCTGCAAAAGAGCTAAAAGAAAAGATCCAGAACATCGTTACACCAGTGTTAATTGCCGGCGAGGATGTTTTGGTTGGGGATAAAATTTTATCAGTAACGAAAGAGAGAAGAAGGTAA
- a CDS encoding Crp/Fnr family transcriptional regulator has protein sequence MDKLSLLSQINLLDELPMKDLQVIDRMSEMKPVKKGTIILSPDKPIEALFLLKKGQVRLYRMNKNGKQFTVDILVDGNIFGETSTLSLTDDQIYAEAMTDSYLCILGKSEFEKFIEKNPKIALKFINILSTRLKELYSLSEKIALGDVKYRILYLLLKLSEKTGRRKNEWQTIDMKLTHQDIASMIGSTRETVSAIISQLKKEGFIKKGEQFAINVAKASEVIEENI, from the coding sequence TTGGATAAGTTATCTTTATTATCGCAAATTAATTTATTGGATGAATTGCCGATGAAAGACTTGCAAGTTATTGATCGAATGAGTGAAATGAAGCCTGTAAAAAAGGGGACAATCATATTATCTCCAGATAAACCGATTGAAGCATTATTTTTACTAAAAAAAGGGCAAGTGCGTTTATATCGAATGAACAAAAACGGAAAACAATTTACAGTCGACATTTTAGTGGATGGAAATATTTTTGGTGAAACATCTACGTTATCATTAACGGACGATCAAATTTACGCCGAAGCGATGACAGATTCGTATTTATGCATTTTAGGTAAATCTGAATTTGAAAAGTTCATTGAAAAAAATCCGAAAATCGCATTAAAATTTATCAATATTTTATCAACACGGTTAAAAGAACTTTACAGCTTAAGCGAGAAAATCGCTCTTGGTGATGTGAAATACCGAATTTTATACTTGTTATTAAAGCTCAGCGAAAAGACAGGTAGACGAAAAAATGAGTGGCAAACAATTGATATGAAACTCACACATCAAGATATCGCCAGCATGATCGGATCAACACGCGAAACAGTAAGTGCCATCATCAGCCAGCTAAAGAAAGAAGGATTCATTAAAAAAGGGGAACAATTCGCTATAAACGTTGCAAAAGCGAGTGAAGTGATTGAAGAAAATATTTAA
- a CDS encoding MATE family efflux transporter, which yields MLSESHVQEQPTKQKILTIFSLAVPAMIENTLQTVVGFVDTLFVSKLGLNEVTAVGVANAVLAVYIAFFMAIGVGTSSLVARYIGAGDFEKAKAVAKQSTWISSIAGLLFGIITLLFAEPLLRIMGAEPKVWADGAVYFRIVGGTSLFISLMFIFGSILRAAGDTKTPMKVSWWINFIHIALDYILIFGLGFNGFGVAGAAWATVIVRILGTIALYYYIKKSKVSFSIFGGTSSKSFTSPIIKLSGPAAAERLIMRLGQVLYFGLIVRIGTETYAAHTIAGNIETFSYMPGYGLAVAATTLVGQSIGAKLEKEAYKYGMLTTGIAVGVMSFVGIILFFLSPWFAAWFTTDKHAIDMVTTALRIDAFAQPALAVGLVLAGALQGAGDTKSPMYSTAIGMWGIRAVGVYVLGIQLGMGIAGVWLSIAFDLYIRALFLFFCFRKKMLFKT from the coding sequence GTGCTTTCGGAAAGTCATGTTCAGGAACAACCAACAAAACAAAAGATCTTAACGATCTTTTCTTTGGCTGTTCCAGCAATGATTGAAAATACTCTTCAAACTGTGGTTGGTTTTGTAGATACTCTTTTTGTTTCTAAACTTGGACTAAATGAAGTTACCGCAGTTGGTGTGGCTAATGCTGTCTTAGCTGTATATATCGCGTTTTTTATGGCAATCGGAGTAGGTACTTCCTCACTTGTTGCTCGTTATATAGGAGCCGGGGATTTTGAAAAGGCAAAGGCTGTAGCAAAACAATCAACTTGGATTTCTTCTATAGCAGGTTTATTATTCGGTATTATTACTTTATTGTTTGCTGAACCACTGCTCCGAATAATGGGTGCAGAACCCAAGGTTTGGGCTGATGGAGCCGTTTATTTTCGTATTGTCGGGGGAACGTCCCTTTTTATTTCTCTCATGTTTATTTTCGGTAGTATTCTGAGAGCAGCAGGAGATACAAAAACACCAATGAAAGTCAGTTGGTGGATTAACTTTATTCATATTGCGTTAGATTACATCCTCATATTCGGACTAGGGTTTAATGGGTTTGGGGTTGCTGGTGCAGCTTGGGCAACCGTAATTGTACGTATTCTAGGTACAATCGCTCTTTATTATTACATTAAAAAGTCCAAAGTTTCTTTCTCGATTTTTGGCGGTACGTCAAGTAAATCATTTACTTCTCCAATTATAAAGTTATCCGGGCCAGCAGCAGCAGAAAGGCTTATTATGCGTTTGGGTCAGGTACTCTATTTTGGATTGATTGTCCGTATCGGTACCGAAACCTATGCGGCTCATACGATTGCAGGAAATATTGAAACCTTCTCTTATATGCCGGGTTACGGGTTAGCTGTAGCTGCTACGACATTGGTAGGACAAAGCATTGGAGCAAAACTTGAAAAAGAAGCTTATAAATACGGAATGTTAACCACAGGAATTGCCGTAGGAGTTATGTCCTTCGTTGGAATTATATTGTTTTTCTTATCTCCTTGGTTCGCAGCTTGGTTTACCACGGATAAACACGCAATCGATATGGTGACAACAGCATTAAGAATTGATGCATTTGCTCAACCAGCGTTGGCTGTTGGCTTAGTTTTAGCAGGTGCTTTACAGGGGGCAGGAGATACAAAAAGTCCAATGTACAGTACAGCTATAGGAATGTGGGGCATTCGTGCCGTGGGTGTTTATGTTTTAGGGATTCAACTAGGAATGGGGATAGCTGGTGTTTGGTTATCTATTGCGTTTGATTTGTATATTCGTGCCTTATTTTTATTCTTTTGTTTTAGAAAGAAAATGCTATTTAAAACCTAA
- a CDS encoding M15 family metallopeptidase: MKELRKILMSDPLVSSMNVHPFQEPFVDLVHFDPDIAVDPSLSNRSRYFSFVRLSVANKLSLAKQFLPKGIRFLIKEGYRPLHIQQRAFERALQRVKENSSNQDLDHLMAEASKYVAPPDVAPHPTGGAVDLTLIDSNGSELDLGTPYDAIPQETDNATFFDATNISVQAMQNRQILAHALQSVGFVNYFTEWWHWSYGDRYWAVMTNADHALYHPVSEQELLNLLQKA; encoded by the coding sequence ATGAAAGAATTAAGAAAAATTTTAATGAGTGATCCATTAGTTTCCTCAATGAATGTACATCCTTTTCAAGAACCATTTGTTGACCTTGTTCACTTTGATCCAGATATCGCTGTGGATCCATCTCTTTCTAACAGGAGTCGTTACTTTTCTTTTGTCCGTCTTTCAGTAGCTAATAAACTTTCCTTAGCTAAACAATTTCTTCCAAAAGGTATCCGTTTTCTCATTAAGGAAGGATACAGGCCTTTACATATTCAACAGCGAGCCTTTGAGCGGGCATTACAACGGGTAAAAGAAAATTCTTCAAATCAAGATTTAGATCATTTAATGGCTGAGGCATCCAAATACGTAGCACCTCCTGATGTAGCACCTCATCCAACAGGTGGTGCAGTAGACTTAACCCTGATTGACTCCAATGGTAGCGAATTGGATCTTGGCACACCATATGATGCCATACCACAAGAAACGGACAACGCAACTTTTTTTGATGCAACCAACATCAGCGTACAAGCAATGCAAAATCGCCAGATCCTCGCACACGCTCTTCAGTCTGTTGGTTTTGTTAACTACTTCACGGAATGGTGGCACTGGTCATACGGTGACAGATACTGGGCTGTAATGACTAATGCGGATCATGCCCTTTATCATCCCGTTTCAGAACAAGAATTGTTGAATCTGTTACAAAAGGCATGA
- a CDS encoding GNAT family N-acetyltransferase has translation MGDLAIRTANQEDIPQLLNLMYQYIVDFYKRPRPTEESLKGLIQHLLDNPANGIQFVAEQDGKLLGFTTLYFSFSTLQVKRIAILNDLFVIPEARGQKLGEKLFQTCLSYIRENDFAYMTWETAKDNLVAQSLYNKMGGQLSEWLVYEIS, from the coding sequence ATGGGGGATTTAGCTATCAGAACAGCTAATCAAGAAGATATTCCGCAACTTTTAAATTTAATGTATCAATACATTGTTGATTTTTATAAAAGACCTAGACCGACTGAAGAGTCACTTAAAGGATTGATACAGCATTTATTGGATAACCCCGCGAATGGAATACAATTTGTTGCAGAACAAGATGGAAAATTATTAGGTTTTACAACCCTGTATTTCTCCTTTAGCACTCTTCAGGTGAAAAGAATAGCTATTTTAAATGACTTGTTTGTGATACCAGAAGCAAGAGGGCAAAAACTAGGCGAGAAACTGTTTCAAACATGCTTGTCTTATATAAGAGAGAATGATTTTGCCTACATGACATGGGAAACTGCAAAGGATAATTTAGTTGCTCAATCTCTTTACAACAAAATGGGTGGCCAATTGTCTGAATGGTTAGTTTATGAAATCAGTTAG
- a CDS encoding sigma-70 family RNA polymerase sigma factor yields MRLYSKCLFRYLHKLTNDYHLAEDLLQETFYKVYLHVSSISDIVQIKSWLYRIAYNTFIDHCRKAKKMQLVQVDDFFASLKLDPLLETENAFLQKYELELIYKHLSNMKELQQKAIMLVDLRGFSYKEAAKLLNVKLPYLKSLVFRGRRELEKRLRNEVKG; encoded by the coding sequence ATGCGCTTATATTCCAAATGCCTTTTTCGCTATCTACACAAATTAACCAATGATTATCATTTGGCTGAGGATCTCCTGCAGGAAACATTTTATAAGGTTTATTTACATGTAAGCAGCATAAGCGACATAGTACAAATAAAGTCATGGCTTTACCGGATCGCTTATAATACCTTCATCGACCACTGCAGAAAAGCAAAAAAGATGCAGCTTGTACAAGTGGATGATTTCTTTGCGTCGTTAAAGCTAGATCCATTATTAGAAACGGAAAACGCGTTTTTGCAAAAATATGAGCTGGAGTTGATTTATAAACATTTGTCTAACATGAAAGAACTGCAACAAAAAGCCATTATGCTCGTCGATTTAAGAGGATTTAGCTACAAAGAAGCGGCGAAGCTGTTAAACGTAAAACTCCCTTATTTAAAAAGCCTTGTGTTTCGGGGCAGGCGGGAATTAGAAAAACGATTACGCAATGAGGTGAAGGGATGA
- a CDS encoding anti-sigma factor, whose protein sequence is MRKDELKQLLQKYQNGTLSKEEEQKIEELLESFDVYNEFLHETLHDEGMKEADLAKMMKKAQQKFFFRNTLLVVSFILTIVPLLTMFTFVYYGWGRDHNRGNEFIETIRTVSEMTAPNVYVDYDTVDVEIKPFTMTVTTDKYKWMDDKRSYIGKDTYKLFFNDVFAKESNYRAIGYSIHHIGTNFIHPKTKYFLPDERRKIESLPSDWPVEIYISLNRSYSLKEINEKFKGYNITWLALDTGVEEQMRNDLDFIQTPAIGFPYKKVHVDSVFNRSFTDYEEVVKGFELLNKNEKWATQLTEYKDLKMSERLKWIKKHKELKIYGIAITGTAKDVLSLEKMKEVNVIRLGQINLP, encoded by the coding sequence ATGAGAAAAGACGAGTTAAAACAATTATTGCAGAAATATCAAAATGGCACACTAAGCAAAGAGGAAGAACAGAAAATAGAGGAGCTTCTAGAAAGTTTTGACGTATACAATGAATTTCTCCATGAAACCCTTCATGATGAAGGAATGAAGGAAGCCGATCTTGCAAAAATGATGAAAAAGGCCCAACAAAAATTCTTTTTTAGAAATACGCTGCTTGTTGTATCGTTTATACTCACGATTGTTCCCTTATTGACTATGTTTACTTTTGTTTATTACGGCTGGGGGCGAGATCATAACAGAGGGAACGAATTTATTGAAACCATTCGAACGGTGAGTGAAATGACAGCGCCAAATGTGTATGTAGATTACGATACGGTGGATGTTGAGATCAAGCCCTTTACTATGACTGTCACGACCGACAAATATAAATGGATGGATGATAAAAGAAGTTATATAGGCAAGGATACTTACAAACTATTTTTCAATGATGTGTTTGCTAAAGAATCGAATTATCGAGCGATTGGGTATTCGATTCATCACATTGGAACCAACTTTATTCATCCGAAAACCAAGTACTTTTTACCTGACGAACGAAGAAAAATTGAATCTCTCCCGAGCGATTGGCCGGTTGAAATCTATATTTCCCTGAATCGGTCCTATTCCTTAAAAGAAATAAATGAAAAATTCAAAGGATATAATATAACATGGCTTGCGTTAGACACAGGTGTAGAGGAACAGATGAGGAATGATTTAGATTTCATCCAAACACCAGCAATTGGCTTTCCATACAAAAAAGTGCATGTAGATTCTGTATTCAATCGCTCGTTTACTGATTACGAAGAAGTGGTCAAAGGGTTCGAGCTATTGAACAAAAACGAAAAATGGGCAACACAACTAACGGAATATAAAGACTTAAAGATGTCTGAGCGACTAAAATGGATAAAAAAACATAAAGAATTGAAGATTTATGGAATCGCTATAACAGGAACCGCCAAAGATGTTTTGTCTCTAGAAAAGATGAAGGAAGTCAACGTGATTCGATTAGGTCAGATCAATTTACCATAG
- a CDS encoding NUDIX domain-containing protein: MTSLNEIVVVLKGFILHKGKVLTVQRAHDDEVGGGTWELVGGQIHFGEDLEAALLREIQEEVGLDVTVERILYATTFQTHATRQVVILTYLCKSDHHEVVLSQEHIDYRWSTKEQSRKLLPPAISRVFVGRMGIE; this comes from the coding sequence ATGACAAGTTTAAATGAAATTGTTGTAGTTTTGAAAGGGTTTATTTTACACAAAGGTAAGGTGTTAACGGTACAACGTGCTCATGATGATGAAGTGGGCGGCGGAACGTGGGAGTTAGTCGGAGGGCAAATACACTTTGGAGAAGATTTAGAAGCGGCGCTGTTGCGAGAAATCCAAGAAGAAGTTGGATTGGATGTGACGGTGGAGCGGATTTTATATGCGACGACGTTTCAAACGCATGCAACGCGACAAGTTGTCATTCTTACATACTTATGCAAAAGCGATCATCATGAGGTCGTTCTTTCGCAAGAACATATCGATTATCGTTGGTCAACTAAAGAACAATCGCGAAAACTGCTACCTCCGGCCATTTCACGTGTTTTCGTTGGAAGAATGGGTATAGAGTAG
- a CDS encoding enoyl-CoA hydratase/isomerase family protein: MEFNHIIAEINNRVGIITLNRPEKKNAISMQMREEISECLNAWKTSDDVMAVIITGSSSAFSAGFDLSEFNNPEQFGRLLQSSSQYHKDIWLFPKPTIAAVNGVALGGGFDLAAFCDFRICTESALFGHPEVKFGAPPLITPLRWIVGEGIARELCLTGRTIDANEALRIGLTNEIVIDKNILDRAIELAETILEAPNDTLLYLKSFMTSSKQKEFETCFSIEHDEAFRKLLLPKAEAGLKKNHGSKS; encoded by the coding sequence TTGGAATTCAACCATATTATCGCAGAAATAAATAACAGGGTCGGCATTATTACATTAAATCGTCCCGAAAAAAAGAATGCCATATCCATGCAAATGAGAGAGGAAATCTCAGAATGCCTAAATGCTTGGAAAACAAGCGACGATGTGATGGCTGTGATCATTACGGGTTCATCTTCTGCATTTTCCGCCGGATTTGATTTATCCGAATTTAACAATCCTGAGCAATTTGGCCGTTTATTACAATCATCGTCACAATACCATAAGGATATCTGGTTATTTCCCAAACCAACCATTGCGGCGGTCAACGGCGTTGCACTCGGAGGCGGATTTGATTTGGCGGCCTTTTGCGACTTTAGAATTTGTACGGAGTCCGCTTTATTCGGCCATCCTGAAGTTAAATTTGGGGCACCCCCGCTCATCACACCACTTCGATGGATTGTGGGAGAGGGCATAGCGAGAGAACTATGCCTGACGGGCCGTACAATTGATGCAAATGAAGCTTTACGCATCGGTTTGACAAATGAAATTGTCATAGATAAGAACATTTTAGATCGTGCTATAGAACTGGCCGAGACCATATTAGAAGCCCCAAATGATACGTTGCTTTATTTAAAATCATTTATGACGAGCAGCAAGCAAAAAGAATTTGAAACCTGCTTCTCCATCGAGCATGATGAAGCTTTTCGGAAGCTGCTGCTCCCCAAAGCAGAGGCAGGGTTAAAAAAGAATCACGGCTCCAAATCATAA